In the Quercus lobata isolate SW786 chromosome 5, ValleyOak3.0 Primary Assembly, whole genome shotgun sequence genome, one interval contains:
- the LOC115989370 gene encoding (R)-mandelonitrile lyase-like gives MARPICFWLRYFSFLMFIGPIVSYALPRPPRPPQSHQDPSYLKFVSNATEFPSEHYYDYIIVGGGTAGCPLAATLSHSYKVLVLERGGVPHGKTNLMSQEGFLATLIEADTYDSPAQPFTSEDGVLNARGRVLGGSSAINAGFYSRADDDFYEKSGVNWDLRVVNQSYEWVERAIVFRPELKTWQSAVRDGLLEAGVDPYIGFSFDHSVGTKIGGSTFDSTGKRYSAADLLNYARPFNIKVAVYANVERILLASSSSYMGSRLSAIGVVYRDHTGRYHHAIVREHGEVILSAGAIGSPQLLLLSGIGPRPYLSSWGIPIAHHLPFVGQFLFDNPRSGVSIVAPIPLEHSLIQVVGITESGAYIEAASNVIPFVSPAHSIFIRTPSPLYLTVATLMEKIIGPLSSGSLRLASTDVRVNPIVRFNYFSNPVDLKRCVNGTRKIGDILRSRSMEDFKVRNWFGGNDFRYVGPALPVDQADNHLMEDFCRRTVSTIWHYHGGCVVGKVVDGDFRVLGIDALRIVDGSTFGVSPGTNPQATLLMLGRYVGLKIIRERTRYR, from the exons ATGGCGAGACCCATTTGCTTTTGGCTACGGTACTTTTCGTTCTTGATGTTCATAGGCCCCATCGTTTCTTATGCTTTGCCACGGCCACCACGACCACCACAGTCTCACCAAG ACCCAAGTTACCTCAAGTTTGTGTCCAATGCTACCGAGTTCCCATCCGAACACTACTATGATTACATCATTGTTGGAGGCGGCACAGCTGGCTGCCCACTGGCTGCAACACTATCTCATTCTTATAAAGTACTAGTGCTAGAACGAGGCGGAGTTCCTCACGGCAAAACCAATTTAATGTCCCAAGAAGGTTTCTTGGCCACACTCATCGAAGCTGACACATATGACTCCCCTGCCCAACCCTTCACATCAGAAGATGGCGTTCTAAATGCCCGTGGACGGGTTCTTGGTGGCAGCAGTGCAATAAATGCTGGGTTTTACAGCCGAGCCGATGATGATTTTTATGAGAAATCAGGTGTGAATTGGGACCTTAGAGTTGTGAACCAATCCTATGAGTGGGTTGAGAGGGCTATTGTGTTTAGACCAGAGCTCAAGACTTGGCAATCAGCAGTTCGAGATGGGTTATTGGAAGCTGGTGTTGATCCTTATATTGGGTTTAGTTTTGATCACTCGGTGGGAACCAAGATTGGAGGTTCTACTTTTGATAGTACAGGGAAGAGATACAGTGCTGCTGATCTTTTGAACTATGCAAGACCTTTCAATATTAAGGTTGCTGTGTATGCAAATGTGGAAAGGATACTACTGGCTTCATCTTCATCTTACATGGGGTCAAGGCTATCAGCAATTGGAGTTGTTTATCGTGATCATACAGGGAGGTATCACCATGCAATAGTACGTGAACATGGTGAGGTGATTCTCTCTGCTGGTGCCATTGGAAGTCCACAGCTACTGCTGTTGAGTGGCATTGGTCCGCGGCCTTATCTATCTTCTTGGGGAATTCCGATTGCTCACCATCTTCCCTTTGTTGGGCAGTTCCTTTTTGATAATCCGCGGAGTGGTGTCTCAATTGTGGCTCCAATTCCATTGGAGCACTCACTGATTCAGGTGGTTGGCATTACAGAATCAGGAGCTTATATTGAAGCAGCTTCCAATGTTATCCCTTTCGTATCCCCTGCTCACTCTATATTCATTCGGACACCATCACCTCTGTATCTCACTGTGGCTACTCTCATGGAAAAGATTATTGGACCACTTTCAAGTGGATCACTGAGACTAGCTTCAACAGATGTCCGGGTGAATCCAATCGTTCGATTCAATTACTTTAGCAATCCAGTGGACCTTAAACGCTGTGTGAATGGCACACGCAAGATTGGAGATATTCTGAGGAGCCGATCCATGGAGGATTTCAAGGTTAGGAACTGGTTTGGTGGTAATGATTTCAGATATGTGGGACCTGCATTGCCTGTTGATCAAGCTGACAATCATCTCATGGAAGATTTCTGCCGCCGCACAGTTAGTACCATATGGCACTACCATGGGGGCTGTGTTGTGGGAAAGGTGGTTGATGGTGATTTCCGGGTCCTTGGCATTGATGCTCTCAGAATTGTTGATGGTTCAACATTTGGTGTATCTCCAGGGACAAATCCTCAGGCTACTTTATTAATGCTTGGACG ATATGTCGGGTTGAAGATAATCAGAGAGCGGACAAGATATAGATGA
- the LOC115991315 gene encoding uncharacterized protein LOC115991315: MVENLKEISKSKEQTKKDQEASNYSPLEDSPEFEDVQEITPRGRGLGRGNRSSPSNFPQRSNLGKRKVGDIGNYFAPRTTPGAQPSIKSVLAGKEKKWRVDMAVARWMYDACIPINAVNSSYYQPMFNAVASYGSGYRGPNYHALRVPLLREAKREVQLIVDSHRSYWADTGCTIMADGWTDTRHRTLINFLVYCPKGIIFIRSIDASDLVKDAINLSNLFDEIVNWVGPANIVHLVTDNAANYVAAGRILCGKYRNISWSPCAAHCLNLIFKEIGKMDHVAKLAKRASKITVFIYNHVALQAWLRTRKNWTEIVRPGPTKFATTFIALGSLKEHKHDLQALVTSKFYVESKYAKDKKAKAVVKIILDNQFWNDCHVIVHIMSPLIRLLRIIDSDEKPAMGYVYDGMYRVIDGIKKIFKDKKRLWEPYVNIIKDRWDNQFYRDIHAAAYWLNPAFQYDTSTLNKRLETQSAVTDVIESKVSVGRLKLVEELRLFREREQTFGTQLAQESAKTSQPDEWWTLFGSCAPTLQKFAIRILSQTAASSGCERNWSAFEQIHTKRRNRLEHQRLNDLVFVHYNYRLKERVKRKKFNFDPIDYASIDKTEFWVVEDEEPPFLDHEEIENALYEEGAYPIEEGSSSHVQRDMDNEVIEDDDDDINLESFGDEDDAPPGFRDKNHPIHVEVEEDEDEDDDDDASGGAFGSHDDIDFNFLHNK, from the exons ATGGTTGAGAATTTGAAggaaatttcaaaatctaaagaacaaacaaaaaaggatCAAGAAGCATCTAATTATTCGCCATTAGAGGATTCACCAGAATTTGAAGATGTCCAAGAAATTACTCCTAGAGGTAGGGGGTTAGGTAGAGGAAATAGAAGTAGTCCTAGTAATTTTCCACAAAGATCCAATCTTGGCAAGAGAAAGGTTGGTGACATTGGTAATTACTTCGCTCCTAGGACAACACCGGGAGCTCAACCTTCTATTAAAAGTGTGCTTGCTGGCAAAGAAAAGAAGTGGAGGGTTGATATGGCTGTAGCTAGATGGATGTATGATGCTTGCATTCCAATTAATGCTGTGAATTCTAGTTATTATCAGCCTATGTTCAATGCTGTAGCTTCTTATGGTTCTGGATATAGAGGCCCAAATTATCATGCCCTTCGAGTGCCTTTGTTGAGAGAAGCAAAAAGAGAAGTTCAATTGATTGTTGATTCTCATCGTTCATATTGGGCTGATACTGGTTGTACAATAATGGCTGATGGGTGGACTGATACTAGGCATAGAACATTGATTAATTTTCTTGTCTATTGTCCTAAAGGTATTATTTTTATACGTTCTATTGATGCTTCTGACTTGGTTAAGGATGCTATTAATTTAAGCAACTTGTTTGATGAAATTGTTAATTGGGTTGGTCCTGCAAATATAGTACATTTGGTCACTGACAATGCTGCAAATTATGTAGCTGCTGGAAGAATTTTGTGTGGAAAATATAGGAATATTAGTTGGTCACCTTGTGCAGCACATTGCCTAAAcctaatttttaaagaaattgggAAGATGGATCATGTAGCTAAACTTGCAAAGCGTGCATCCAAGATCACTGTGTTCATCTATAACCATGTGGCTTTGCAAGCTTGGTTGAGGACTAGAAAAAATTGGACGGAAATTGTGCGTCCAGGGCCAACTAAGTTTGCTACTACTTTCATTGCCTTAGGGAGTCTTAAGGAACATAAGCATGACTTACAAGCATTGGTGACTAGCAAATTTTATGTTGAATCAAAATATGCAAAAGATAAGAAAGCAAAGGCAGTGGTGAAAATCATTCTTGATAATCAATTTTGGAATGATTGTCATGTAATTGTGCATATTATGTCACCATTGATTCGTTTATTACGCATTATTGATTCTGATGAAAAACCAGCTATGGGTTATGTATATGATGGCATGTATAGAGTAATTgatggaattaaaaaaattttcaaggacAAAAAGAGACTATGGGAGCCTTATGTTAATATTATCAAGGATCGTTGGGATAATCAATTCTATAGAGATATTCATGCTGCTGCTTATTGGTTGAATCCTGCATTCCAATATGACACATCCACTCTTAATAAGAGGCTAGAGACACAATCTGCTGTGACAGATGTTATTGAATCAAAAGTTTCAGTTGGTCGGTTGAAGTTGGTGGAGGAATTAAGGCTATTTCGAGAGCGTGAACAAACTTTTGGAACTCAACTTGCTCAAGAATCAGCCAAGACATCTCAGCCGG ATGAGTGGTGGACGTTGTTTGGATCTTGTGCTCCAACCTTACAAAAGTTTGCAATTCGGATCCTTAGCCAAACAGCTGCCTCTTCGGGATGTGAGCGGAATTGGAGTGCTTTTGAACAAATACAtaccaaaagaagaaatagattgGAGCATCAACGACTTAATGATCTTGTATTTGTTCATTATAACTACCGATTGAAAGAAag AGTCAAAAGAAAGAAGTTCAATTTTGATCCTATTGACTATGCAAGTATCGATAAAACTGAATTTTGGGTAGTGGAAGATGAGGAACCTCCATTTCTTGATCATGAGGAGATAGAAAATGCATTATATGAAGAGGGAGCCTATCCAATTGAAGAAGGGTCTTCTAGCCATGTACAAAGAG ATATGGACAATGAAGTgattgaggatgatgatgatgacattAATTTGGAATCATttggtgatgaagatgatgctCCTCCCGGATTTAGAGATAAAAATCATCCTATTCATGTTgaagttgaagaagatgaagatgaggatgatgatgatgatgctagtGGTGGAGCATTTGGTTCACATGAtgatattgattttaattttcttcataaCAAATGA